The following proteins are encoded in a genomic region of Brachypodium distachyon strain Bd21 chromosome 1, Brachypodium_distachyon_v3.0, whole genome shotgun sequence:
- the LOC112269907 gene encoding protein trichome birefringence-like 19, with translation MLTPVKFHGIIKLPSIAEYSHHWHWLYYAFPAAVLTTCLVVLATVSLPGRVPPLMLLPAVTSRTEHRGGGIIISNYSCNIFKGKWVPDTDAPPRYTNETCPVLHGHYDCMKYGKPDLGFIRWRWRPEECELPRFDASRFLGAMRGKSVAFIGDSLARNQMQSLVCLLARAERPVPWANGSYIYRYERHGFSVHDFWSPFLVSAVETDPDGAGLGGRSGAGLWSLYLDEPDPGWAAHAGGFDYLVISAGSWFHRPSVFYERGRLVGCNGCLAPDVADLSLRHSLRLAFRSALRAAVGAPGCRSRTVVVRTISPSHYENGTWDGDGDCVRTRPFRRSDAWEMDAVQKEMYRIQVEEFAAAETAARAKGVRMMLMDATEAMALRPDAHPGKYRLWQPEKFKVSRDCVHWCLPGAMDACNDMLLHMLIG, from the coding sequence AGAATACAGCCACCACTGGCACTGGCTTTACTATGcgttccccgccgccgtcctcacGACGTGCCTCGTGGTCCTCGCGACCGTGAGCCTCCCTGGCCGCGTGCCGCCGCTAatgctgctgccggcggtgACGAGCCGGACGGAACACCGTGGCGGCGGCATTATTATTAGCAACTACTCTTGCAACATATTCAAGGGCAAGTGGGTGCCGGACACGGACGCCCCCCCGCGGTACACCAACGAGACGTGCCCCGTGCTCCACGGCCACTACGACTGCATGAAGTACGGCAAGCCGGACCTCGGGTTCATCCGCTGGCGATGGCGTCCGGAGGAATGCGAGCTGCCGCGCTTCGACGCGTCCCGGTTCCTCGGCGCGATGAGGGGCAAATCCGTGGCCTTCATCGGGGACTCACTCGCTCGGAACCAGATGCAGTCGCTGGTGTGCCTCCTGGCGCGGGCCGAGCGGCCCGTGCCGTGGGCCAACGGGAGCTACATCTACCGCTACGAGCGGCACGGGTTCAGCGTGCACGACTTCTGGTCGCCGTTCCTCGTCAGCGCCGTGGAGACGGACCCGGACGGGGCTGGGCTTGGTGGGCGCAGCGGGGCGGGCCTGTGGAGCCTTTACCTGGACGAGCCGGACCCCGGGTGGGCGGCCCACGCCGGCGGGTTCGACTACCTTGTAATCTCCGCCGGCAGCTGGTTCCACCGCCCGTCCGTCTTCTACGAGCGCGGCCGCCTCGTCGGCTGCAACGGCTGTCTCGCGCCGGACGTGGCTGACCTCTCGCTCCGGCACTCGCTGCGGCTGGCGTTCCGGAGCGCGCTCCGGGCGGCCGTGGGCGCGCCCGGATGCCGGTCCAGGACGGTGGTCGTGCGCACGATCTCGCCGTCCCACTACGAGAACGGGACTTGGGACGGAGACGGCGACTGCGTCCGGACCCGGCCGTTCCGGCGAAGTGATGCGTGGGAGATGGATGCGGTGCAGAAGGAGATGTATCGGATACAAGTGGAGGAgttcgcggcggcggagacggcggcgagggcgaaaGGGGTGAGGATGATGCTCATGGACGCGACGGAGGCCATGGCGCTGCGGCCGGACGCGCACCCGGGCAAGTACCGGCTTTGGCAGCCGGAGAAGTTCAAGGTGTCCCGGGATTGCGTGCACTGGTGCCTGCCTGGCGCCATGGACGCGTGCAACGACATGCTGCTTCACATGCTCATCGGTTGA
- the LOC100834671 gene encoding E3 ubiquitin-protein ligase ATL23, whose protein sequence is MVSPSAALSIAALAAGVTLMFLVHVLVIFWALRRDRDMDDAEERGAAENGSGAGEVNKVLTADELDTLPCYDFDASGGDCAVCLEAFEAGDRCRRLPRCQHSFHAPCVDSWLKKSRCCPVCRADVVGGPGELKVKVVAEEGEMPRPLPLEMAERSGGSPVALEVVSERMQEHSRGSIPDGG, encoded by the coding sequence ATGGTCTCCCCTTCCGCGGCGCTCTCCATAGCCGCCCTCGCGGCCGGGGTCACGCTGATGTTCCTCGTCCACGTCCTCGTCATCTTCTGGGCTCTGCGGCGTGACCGCGACATGGACGACGCCGAGGAGCGTGGCGCGGCAGAgaacggcagcggcgccggggaAGTCAACAAGGTCCtcaccgccgacgagctcgacACGCTGCCGTGCTACGACTTCGATGCCAGCGGCGGGGATTGCGCGGTGTGCCTGGAGGCGTTCGAGGCCGGCGACCGCTGCAGGCGGCTGCCGAGGTGCCAGCACAGCTTCCACGCGCCGTGCGTGGACTCGTGGCTGAAGAAGAGCCGCTGTTGCCCCGTTTGCCGCGCCGACGTGGTTGGCGGGCCGGGCGAGCTGAAGGTGAAGGTGGTGGctgaggagggagagatgcCTCGGCCTTTGCCGTTGGAGATGGCGGAGAGGAGTGGTGGTAGCCCTGTCGCGTTGGAGGTCGTTTCAGAAAGAATGCAAGAGCATAGCAGGGGAAGTATTCCTGACGGGGGCTGA